The genomic interval TCAGGGACTGGCCGCTCTGAAGCCTTTTTATCAGTTTGCCGATCTCTATATCATATATCTTTTCTTCATCTTTTGAGAAATCCTTGTAATCAGGCATATCAATGTCCTTTCCGTTCATTTATTGACAAAAATTCAGCACTCAACATCTATAAGTTTAACATATTTTCAGCACCCTTGTCTCATGCGGAAATGCTATGTTATCCTTAATCATGATTGTTTGCTGTAAGGCATTAAAATGAATGGCAGAGTTGCAGCAATTAATATAAGCAGGCACAAGGGTGTCAGAAAAGAGACCGTTGAAGAGGTCTTTATCAAGGAAGACTTCGGGATAGAAGGAGATGCCCACGCCTCCTCTGCCTGGCACAGGCAGGTAAGTCTTCTTGCCATGGAAAGCATAATAAAGATGAAAGAGTCAGGGGCTGATGTGGGGCCAGGTGATTTTGCTGAAAACATAACAACAGAGGGAATAGACCTAAAGAACCTGACCGTCAGTACCAGGATAGATGTCGGGGGTTCTGTAGAGCTTGAAGTAACGCAGATAGGAAAGACCTGTCATAGCCGTTGTGCCATTTATTATCAGGCCGGTTGTTGTGTCATGCCGGAAGAGGGGATTTTTGCAAGGGTGGTAAGGGGTGGTAAAATAAGGATTGGCGATAGCG from Nitrospirota bacterium carries:
- a CDS encoding MOSC domain-containing protein, with translation MNGRVAAINISRHKGVRKETVEEVFIKEDFGIEGDAHASSAWHRQVSLLAMESIIKMKESGADVGPGDFAENITTEGIDLKNLTVSTRIDVGGSVELEVTQIGKTCHSRCAIYYQAGCCVMPEEGIFARVVRGGKIRIGDSVSIDY